The Sparus aurata chromosome 10, fSpaAur1.1, whole genome shotgun sequence genome includes the window gtggttgttgtagttggagccgctgtggttgttgttgtaggagcagctgtggttgttgttgttggggcagctgtggttgttgttgttggggcctctgtggttgttgttgttggggcagctgtggttgttgtagttggagctgctgtggttgttgttgttggagcagctgtagttgttgtagttggagctgctgtggttgttgtagtggcagcagctgttgttgtagttgttggagcagctgtggttgttgtagttggagccgctgttgttgttgttgttggagctgctgtggttgttgttgttggagctgctgtagttgttgttgttggagcagctgtcgttgttgtagttggagctgctgtggttgttgtagtggcagcagctgtagttgttgtagttggagctgctgtggttgttgtagtggcagcagctgttgttgtagttgttggagcagctgtggttgttgtagttggagctaCTGTGGTTGTCGTAGTTGGTGCCactgtagttgttgtagttggagccgctgtggttgttgtagttggagccgctgtggttgttgctgtaggagcagctgtggttgttgttgttggggcagctgtggttgttgttgttgaggcctctgtggttgttgttgttggggcagctgtggttgttgtagttggagctgctgtggttgttgttgtaggagccgctgtggttgtagttggagctgctgtggttgttgtagtggcagcagctgttgttgtagttgttggagctgctgtggttgtagttgttggagtagctgtggttgttgttgttggagctgctgtggttgtagttgatggagctgctgtggttgttgttgttggagctgctgtggttgttgttgttggagctgctgtacttgttgttgttggagcagctgtagttgttgtagttggagctgctgtggttgttgtagtggcagcagctgttgttgtagttgttggagcagctgtggttgttgtagttggagccgctgttgttgtagttgttggagctgctgtggttgttgttgttggagctgctgtagttgttgttgttggagcagctgtagttgttgtagttggagctgctgtggttgttgtagtggcagcagctgtagttgttgtagttggagctgctgtggttgttgtagtggcagcagctgttgttgtagttgttggagcagctgtggttgttgtagttggagctgctgtggttgtcgTAGTTGGTGTCactgtagttgttgtagttggagccgctgtggttgttgttgtaggagcagctgtggttgttgttgttggggcagctgtggttgttgttgttggggcctctgtggttgttgttgttggggcagctgtggttgttgtagtgggagctgctgtggttgttgttgtaggagccgctgtggttgtagttggagctgctgtggttgttgtagtggcagcagctgttgttgtagttgttggagctgctgtggttgtagttgttggagtagctgtggttgttgttgttggagctgctgtggttgtagttgttggagctgctgtggttgttgttgttggagctgctgtggttgttgttgttggagctgctgtagttgttgttgttggagcagctgtagttgttgtagttggagctgctgtggttgttgtagtgtcagcagctgttgttgtagttgttggagcagctgtggttgttgtagttggagccgctgttgttgtagttgttggagctgctgtggttgttgttgttggagctgctgtagttgttgttgttggagcagctgtagttgttgtagttggagctgctgtggttgttgtagtggcagcagctgtagttgttgtagttggagctgctgtggttgttgtagtggcagcagctgttgttgtagttgttggagcagctgtggttgtcgTAGTTGGAGCcgttgtggttgttgtagttggagccgctgtggttgttgtagtagcagcagctgtggttgttgttgttggagtagctgtggttgttgtagttggagccgctgtggttgttgttgtaggagcagctgtggttgttgttgttggggcagctgtggttgttgttgttggggcctctgtggttgttgttgttggggcagctgtggttgttgtagtgggagctgctgttgttgttgtaggagccgctgtggttgtagttggagctgctgtggttgttgtagtggcagcagctgttgttgtagttgttggagctgctgtggttgtcaTAGTTGGTGCCACTGTGGTGGTTGtagttggagcagctgtggttgttgtagtagcagcagctgtggttgttgttgttggagtagctgttgttgttgtagttggagccgctgtgcttgttgttgtaggagcagctgtggttgttgttgttggggcagctgtggttgttgttgttggggccgctgtggttgttgttgttggggcagctgtggttgttgtagtgggagctgctgtggttgttgttgtaggagccgctgtggttgtagttggagctgctgtggttgttgtagtggcagcagctgttgttgtagttgttggagcagctgtggttgttgtagttggagctgctgtggttgtcgTAGTTGGTGccactgtggttgttgtagttggacctgctgtggttgttgtagtggcagcagctgttgttgttgttgttggagtagctgtggttgttgtagttggagccgctgtggttgtcgttgtaggagcagctgtggttgttgttgttggggccgctgtggttgttgatgtcggggcagctgtggttgttgtagtgggagctgctgttgttgttgttgttggagtagctgttgttgttgtagttggagccgctgtgcttgttgttgttggggcagctgtggttgttgttgttggggccgctgtggttgttgttgttggggcagctgtggttgttgtagtgggagctgctgtggttgttgttgtaggagccgctgtggttgtagttggagctgctgtggttgttgtagtggcagcagctgttgttgtagttgttggagcagctgtggttgttgtagttggagctgctgtggttgtcgTAGTTGGTGccactgtggttgttgtagttggacctgctgtggttgttgtagtggcagcagctgttgttgttgttgttggagtagctgtggttgtagttggagccgctgtggttgtcgttgtaggagcagctgtggttgttgttgttggggccgctgtggttgttgatgtcggggcagctgtggttgttgtagtgggagctgctgtggttgttgttgtaggagccgctgtggttgtagttggagccgctgtggttgttgtagttgcagcagctgttgttgttgttgttggagcagctgtggttgttgttgagTCAACGGCATTCACATTTACATCCACTGCAACTATGACGTAGAAGTTAAATGTAATGGTTTTCTTTGAGCAGTAGCTTTATAGATCACCTTGTCAGTCTGTTGGTCAGTCAGTCTCATGTCAGTTGGTCTGTACGTCAGTCGCATCGTTGTTCAGTCCCCAAATTTTGCCCACTCTGGCCATCCACAGTTTTGGCCATCTGAGGCTGATATTTTCCCTGAGTGATCAATGATAAAGAATAGCTTTTCAAGATAGTTTTCCTACATAGAATTGTCGCAACTGCTGTAATATTTCTGAGagaaatactgtaaatcatACATGAGGCTAACACCTGCATCTCAGCCAGCAGTTGCCACCCACCTTCATATGGAAGCTGAAGACGAAAAGCCAATCATGTTGCAAGAACAGAGCCATGTGTACAGACATGGCAAGGGCTGACACACGCTTGCAGTTGTATTAGAGATTATagtattcattttcattaatgTTCTACCCTAGATTTGTGAATTGTTGTTTGGCAAGTGcttttcgttttttgttttaacaataATATGAAACCACAATTTACTCTCCAGTTTCTTCATCTCAGGTTAAAATAAACCAGAGAACAATAAGTGGAGGTTGTGAGAATGGAGAAACACATTAATTCATGTATATTATGTGGTTGGCTGGACACTTGCCAGGTTACTCAGTGGTCCAACTAACTTAACAATAGGTTTCATGTGATTTAAACAAGCTTGGTAATAAACACACATAATTAAGTTATCTGAGGTATTTAAGTTTGACCATGCCACAATTTAGCTTTTATCTTTGCTTACTGGTTGTAATATCAGGTTGCTACTCGATTCTGATGTGTCTTTGCATAAGAAATACTTGAAAAGGTGCAGGACAGTATTCTATTCAGAATTCTAGTCATGTCATTCCCTATACCTTTTATTTGACTTATTTTGTATCAAGACACTGTAAAGGCAATTGAAGTAATATCTCTTAGCTTACCTGTTACAATCAGGAAAATTGTTGTGATTCGTAGCACACCCATCTCTTCTTCCTTCTATAAATACATAAGCAAACAATGCGGTGATTTACTGCCGTGTCAAAACCTTTTGTTCAACAATGACAAGCCCATAGAATCATTACTTTCACTATGTGTTCTCTTCTTCTGATGTAAAACAATAATTTTACCAATCTAAATCGTATAGTAATATTTTGTCTCTGTGTATTTCtgttccttttctgtttttattgaaaaaagcTTTTCTTCAAAGAGAAATTAAATTCATTTTTGCAGCCTTCATCTAAAAGTACATTAAACATTGTAACATCATATTATTTAATGGATCATGATACTTTAAAACATCATTAAGAGTTCATGTCCAGATAAGAGTTGACAGAATAGACGCATCTATATGCACTACATCAACAAGCACAGTACTGCAACATGCAGGTGCACTGAGTGAGGAGGACTGCTCTTTGACCACCCTAATCACTCAGTATGTGCAGCTGTTCACAAACATGAAGCTGACTGACATGCCTTTGAGAAAATAACTGAACACCTCCTATGGAACAAGCTGATCCTGAAGTATAAATCTGTAATAGAGGACAAAAACAGATCCcttcaaatcaatcaatcaaattcaATCAGTAATGGTCACATTCTTATTATCTATATCTGACCTACTGATTTGTTGTACTTAACTGAACTGATTTTAATATTATGATGCTGATGTGTTAGTAACTGAAACAGTGCATCTTTATCAtgctgagaaaaaaatgctacatatgcaattaaagtgttcgaaaaaaaaaagagagaaagcgCTGAATCAGAATTGATAACATTGTTAAAAAATCAGATGTGCGATATGTATTTTCGGAAACAAATCAGACTCAGAAAGTTAATATTAAACCattaataaagtaataatacaaacccAGACATAGTTATTTGACACATTTCCACATAAACTAGCTGCCCTTGAGTGAAATGACATCCctacaacactgttttgtctaaTAAAGATATCAACTTGATTCTGACTAACATACAGTGAAACGGTAtttaattgtgttgtcctttgaagagagttattttatttagtttattcagtcaagaaATTCCATAAATCAAGATTTTTCTCTAGGCTTAAAATGCTCTCCTCACAACTACATAGTGAACCTTTAACTTCATGTGACCTTCACTTATTGCCACTTTAAATGTGATATAATGTTAGA containing:
- the LOC115589716 gene encoding mucin-5AC-like, encoding TTTAAPTTTTATPTTTTTAAATTTTTAGPTTTTTVAPTTTTTAAPTTTTTAAPTTTTTAAATTTTTAAPTTTTAAPTTTTTAAPTTTTTAAPTTTTTAAPTTTTTAAPTTTSTAAPTTTTTATPTTTTTAAPTTTTTAAPTSTTTAAPTTTTTAAPTTTTTAAPTTTTTATPTTTTTAAATTTTTAGPTTTTTVAPTTTTTAAPTTTTTAAPTTTTTAAATTTTTAAPTTTTAAPTTTTTAAPTTTTTAAPTTTTTAAPTTTTTAAPTTTTTAAPTTTSTAAPTTTTTATPTTTTTAAATTTTTAAPTTTTTVAPTMTTTAAPTTTTTAAATTTTTAAPTTTTAAPTTTTAAPTTTTTAAPTTTTTEAPTTTTTAAPTTTTTAAPTTTTTAAPTTTTTATPTTTTTAAATTTTTAAPTTTTTTAPTTTTTAAPTTTTTAAATTTTTAAPTTTTTAAATTTTTAAPTTTTTAAPTTTTTAAPTTTTTAAPTTTTTAAPTTTTTAAPTTTTTAADTTTTTAAPTTTTTAAPTTTTTAAPTTTTTAAPTTTTTAAPTTTTTAAPTTTTTATPTTTTTAAPTTTTTAAATTTTTAAPTTTTAAPTTTTTAAPTTTTTAAPTTTTTEAPTTTTTAAPTTTTTAAPTTTTTAAPTTTTTVTPTTTTTAAPTTTTTAAPTTTTTAAATTTTTAAPTTTTTAAATTTTTAAPTTT